The following are encoded in a window of Podospora pseudoanserina strain CBS 124.78 chromosome 6, whole genome shotgun sequence genomic DNA:
- a CDS encoding hypothetical protein (EggNog:ENOG503P3D7; COG:S; antiSMASH:Cluster_4), which produces MNFLSAFRASTRPEAQWFKVGLASSFPDLGVDEEDTHTLAHTRTCNTDTAPGCKVFHIPKDDPSSGNEVPIPENEAAGDMTDQVLVFKRKGTFHAIDHQCPHSSFPLSQGLPFDIEDFGIVLSAGITCPKHGWSFDLFSGRADRGNYKLKVWEVQLRDAANDASDKEVWVRRKQRIG; this is translated from the exons ATGAACTTTTTATCTGCTTTCCGAGCTTCTACTAGGCCAGAAGCTCAATGGTTCAAGGTGGGCCTTGCCTCGTCATTTCCCGATCTTGGcgttgacgaggaagacacCCACACCTTGGCGCACACTCGAACATGCAACACCGACACAGCACCAGGATGCAAAGTCTTCCATATACCAAAAGATGATCCTTCCTCTGGAAATGAAGTTCCAATCCCGGAGAATGAAGCCGCTGGCGACATGACAGACCAGGTCTTGGTTTTCAAACGGAAGGGAACCTTCCATGCTATCGACCAT CAATGTCCACATTCATCCTTCCCGCTTTCTCAAGGCCTGCCCTTTGATATTGAAGACTTTGGCATTGTCTTGAGTGCGGGAATCACCTGCCCAAAGCATGGCTGGTCCTTCGACCTGTTCTCTGGAAGGGCAGACAGGGGGAACTACAAGCTCAAGGTCTGGGAGGTACAACTACGAGATGCCGCCAACGATGCCTCGGACAAAGAAGTATGGGTGAGAAGAAAGCAGAGGATCGGGTAA